The nucleotide window CTTATTGTTCCAGGCTCCTTGTACAATCTCAGTAACATAAGTACGCATTACATCTGCATCGCGGATAACCACTTCGGTTTCGTTATCTTCAGCAGCTTCATTGATTAACATGTTTACAGCTTCTGCTGCACCTACCTCATTCATTTCCATCTGATACAGACTTTGTACTGCAATTTCCCTTGCCAAACGTCTTTTCATGTCCTGCCTCCTGCAGCGCTCCGTCTGGAGCGTCATCATGCTTATTTTAAAATCATGCAACCATCACATCATATCCTGTGTCGGATAGATCAATGGCTTCCATGGTATTGTTATTGTTATCCCTTTTCACAAAAAAACCTGCAATACGTTTCCTCCAAAAAACGGGCAACCTAAACTACAGCTCTATTTTCGGAAGAAACATATTGCAGGGTTCAGGTAGGTCACTTAAACGGACGCCAGCGATCGCCAAGCCATTGTCCCCACTCCCTCCAGGGAATGGACGAACCCAACTTCGAATCGCTTCGTCTGCCTAACGTATAACCAATGAACACCAAGAGTGCAAAGAACAACATATCCCAAAAACCGATCCATACATAAAGAAATCCAAAAAAGATGCCGCCGATAATTCCGGTAATTCGGCCTCTGTGACTATCCCAAATCTCTTTCCACAGCATCAGTGAAACTCACCTCATTCCACTCGACTCTTGTAGTTAGGCGACTGGGTTACATTAGCGATATACACCGTGACAAAAGATACCGGGATGCCCGTAATCTCTTGCACATGATCATGAATCGCCTTTTGCAGATCAGAAGTCAGCGCAGGAATAGGTGTCTCACCATCCACTACCGCACGGATCATAATCTCCAGTCCTGACTCAACCACCCGTATGCGTGCCTTGACATCACGTACTCCCCGGAAACGGGAAGTCGCCTTCAAACAGAGATTCTCAATCGTCTCCATCGAAATCTGTACATCACCAAACTCAGTACGTTGATCCACAGACGGCAACGATGCACGCTCACGCCGAACCGAGATGTAGAAAAATCGCAAACTCAGGATAAACAAAATCGCTGCTGCAATAACCGACGCAACAATAACGTTTTGTTCCTGCTGGTAATTCAATTCGTAAGGCAGCACACCGCTGATCAGAAGAATGACGGCTGCCGATATTGCTCCAACGCTTATGCTGTATATAAACAACAGAAGCCGATCCAGTATTTTAGCCACGAACTGCACAGCCTCCCTTGCTCACTAACATTACTTAACCTGTTCACTAGCAAAAAATCAGATCCTCATCTAGCTTTCGCTATAATGAAGACCTGTCCAAGACGGGATAACCCCCGGCAGATGATGCCGGGGGAATCTGTCTTCTTTTATTTTACGCGCTGACTGTTCAGGTCGATCTCTTCCACTTTCTCGGTGCTCTTGAACTGAACGTCATGAATGTGCACATTCACTTCATTCACATTCAAGCCTGTCATGTTCTCGATGGAACGTTTCACGTTCTGTTGAATCTCTGTAGCCACCTGTGGCAGACGGTATCCGTACTCGATAATTACGGAAACATCAACTGCAGCTTCACGTTGGCCTACTTCAACTTTAACGCCTTTGGAAAGGTTTTTGCGACCAAGCAATTCAGCAAATCCGCCAGCGAATCCGCCACTCATGCCTGCAACACCTTTCACTTCAAGGGTCGCCAATCCAGCAATCACTTCAATAACTTCAGGTGCGATCTGGATTTCACCGATATCCGTTCGTTCAAATTCAGTCGGTAGTGTACTCATAACTGTTCAACACACCTTTCGCGAGATAAGTTTGCGGCCATCCGTCAGGGCGCTGGACTCAGGTCAATCGACCTTCAGAACCCTTCCGGTCCGGCTTTACCGGAACTCCTGCAAACATCCGCGAGGTGCGGGCTTATCCTTTGCAGGAGACATGCGCTCTTATTATTCATACTATATCATTTGGGCTACATTATGACAAACAAGCCCAATATACCTTTTAAATCTCGTTTTCCTCAAGGAATTTGATATCAAAGTCCCCACGAATGAACGTTGGGTGCTCCAGCAATTTTTGATGGAAAGGGATTGTTGTGGATATGCCTTCAATGGCAAATTCCCCAAGCGCACGCTTCATCTTGGCAATCGCCTCTTCACGATTCGCTCCCCACACAATCAATTTTGCAATCATGGAGTCATAGAAAGGTGAAATGGTATAACCCGGATAAGCAGCACTATCTACACGGACGCCCGGTCCTCCAGGTGCAAGGTAGAATCCGATTTTGCCTGGTGATGGCATGAAGTTACGATCCGGATCTTCTGCATTGATACGACATTCTATGGACCAGCCATTGATAACCACGTCTTCCTGACGGAATGAAAGTGGGTTGCCTTCAGCTACCGAGATCATCTCACGAATCAGATCCACGCCAGTAACCATCTCGGTTACCGGATGCTCTACCTGAATACGCGTATTCATCTCCATGAAATAGAACTCGCCATTCGGGCTAAGCAGGAACTCCAATGTACCCGCTCCCGAGTAATCCACGGCAAGGGCTGCCCGTACCGCAGCTTCCCCCATCAGTGTACGCACATCTTCAGAGAGAATTGGACACGGAGCTTCTTCTACCAATTTCTGGCGACGACGCTGAACCGAGCAATCACGCTCTCCCAGATGAGCTGCATTTCCGTGTTTATCAGCAATGATCTGGATTTCCACATGTTTCATGCCTGTCAGGAATTTCTCCAGATATACACCTGCATTGCCAAATGCCTTTTGTGCTTCCTGCTGAGCAGCTGTAATCTGCTTAATCAGCGTTTCTTCATCTTCGGCAATACGAATTCCCTTACCTCCGCCACCAGCAGTAGCTTTAATAATGATAGGATATCCGATATCTCTAGCAATCATGATGGCTTCATCCATATTTTCAACGAGGCCGTCTGATCCAGGAATAACAGGTACTCCTGCATCTTTCATCGTTTGTTTGGCAACAGCCTTGTCTCCCATTTTGGTAATGGCTTCAGGTGAAGGCCCGATGAATGTAATGTTGCAGGAACCACAGATTTCTGCAAAATCAGCATTCTCAGCCAAAAAACCATATCCAGGGTGGATTGCATCACATTCCGTCAGTGTGGCTACACTCATCAGGTTGGTGAAGTTCAGGTAACTGTCCTTGGACAGTGTCGGTCCGATACAGTAAGCCTCATCTGCAAGACGAACATGCAGAGAATCCTTATCCGCTTCTGAATAGACAGCTACCGTTGAGATGCCGATTTCGCGGCAGGCACGAATAATACGTACCGCAATCTCTCCACGGTTCGCAATCAGTATTTTTTGAAATTTCATTTCGTTTTGTCCTCCTTCGAAGCTCATGCGGTTAGCTGTTAACCAGCTATAACGGTTATTCCGGTTTCACCAGGAAAAGGGGCTGCCCATACTCGACCAGCTGTCCGTTCTCAACCAGCACTTCAACGATTTCTCCCTTGATGTCAGCATCAAGCTCGTTCATCAGCTTCATGGCTTCGATGATACATACCGTTGTTTTTTCAACAACTTTATCACCTGCGCTCACAAAAGGACCCGCTTCCGGCGAGGAAGCTCTGTAAAAAGTACCTACCATCGGAGATACAATTTTATGTAAATGACTTGTAGTATCGACCTGCGGTGCAGCTTCACTTACCACTGCTGCCGGCTGTACTTGCGGAGCAGCAATCATTTGCGGTTGCACAGCAGCTGCTTGAACATACTCCGTTTTGCCCGGTTTGCGGATCGATAACCGTGATCCTTCATTTTCAATTTCCAACTCTTGAACGGAACTTTCATCTACCAGTTTGATCAGTTCTTTGATCTCACTCAATTTAAACATTTCCATTATTCACTCCTTCGGCATCATGCCAGTCTCACTAGGACGGTCATATGGCTTTATGTATTATATCATAATCGTTAAAAATGGAAAGAGCCCGAGAGTACAACCAGCTCCCGGGACTGCATTTCCATGATTTGAATTACTGTTCTGTAACGTATTGAACACTGATTTTATTCTGGGAAACAGCCAATTCTTTCATCACCAGATCCACAATGGATACCGCCTGTTTTACATCCAGTTTGTCACTGAGGACCACGACTTTATACTTGTCGGCATCTTCTTGAACGATCGCATTAGCGAACTGTTGAGAGAGTGTCTCCTCAATGCCAGTGATTTTAGCTTCTTTTTCTTCCAGTGTACGGAGTTGCTCCGTTGCTTTCGCATTCTCCTCTGGCGTTTTGCTCAGATCACCTGCCACAGTCATCAGTTCCTCATACTTACGATTGTTGCTTTCCTCACGTTGCCACTGGTAGTTCTGGAACTGGCTGCTCGCAGATGCTGTCGTATTCTGCTCTTCCATTTCCTTGAGGACTTCCTCGTCCGTCTTCGTTGCAGTGCCTTCTGTCTGACCTTCCGTCTCTGGTGTGGTTGCTGCACCTTTGTCGGTTGCTTTGTCAGCTTCTTTTCCTGCTTCACCCTTATTCTCGCCTGGTTCGACAGCAGGTGTTTTCTCTGTATTTCCAGTTTCTTTACCTTCCGTAGCCACCGGATCTTCAGCAGTGCCAGCCGCACTTGGATCACTTTCAACTTCGCCGCTATTCACCACTTCATTCACAACCAAACCTTCTGTAGGATCAAGAATGCCTGCTGTCTCCTTTGCTTCCCCTTGCTTGATTCCATCAACTTGCTGACTATCAGCCACCGGCGCATTGACTGGACCAGAATCCTCAGTGAACAGATAATACGCGGACAAAATGACCATCAGACTCAGCATGGAAACGAGCCATACCGTTTGACGTTTGTTATTCATTAGAACTTCCTCCTCAAATTGGCTTCAATCTATGAGAATTGAATCTTGTGATTCAACTAACCAAATTAGTCTTGTTTGCGCGGTACAACCGAGATTCGGTAGGCTGCCACATTCAGTCCTTTTTCCACAGCATCGGTTATCAGGTCCTTTACAACCTTGTTCTCTGCACCTCTCGCAACCACAAGCACACCACGGATCTGCGGTTTGAGCTTTTTGGTCACTATCGGTGTCTGATCCCCTGATATTTCGTACGTAATAATCTCGCCATCGCGGGTATATTGCGTCATATGTCGCTTGCCCCCGTTAGCATCCGTTTCTTCGGTAAGTTGCTGAGAATCCTTCACATTCCGCTGAACGACCAGTTCCTCTGTGGAATCCACGGTAACCATTACATCGACCGTTCCCACACCAACAATGTTTTCCAGCACACCTTTGATTTTGTCCTCAAATGCCATTTCGATTGCCTGAAAAGGGTTCTGATCCATCGGATCACTCTGTATGGATGCCATGGATGTTGCCGGGTCCGGTGGTTCCCGACCGATATTTTCGGAATCAATTTTTTTGACATTGACGAAGGAATTGAACAGCATGATTCCCACCCCGATCAAACCGAGGATAATCAGCCAACGAAAGGTTTGGCTCCGCCTTGCCCCGCCTTCTCCGCCACCCATCCAGGTTTCCATCTTTTTGAACCATTGTTTCATCGGACACCCTCCTTCTCAGAGCACTTCAGCACTTTTCGGTTCTTTCACTTGAACTTTGTTCGCATCAACATCCCACTTTTCAGTCAACAATGTAATAATCTGCACCGCATGTTCAGACCTTGCGGATGTCTCACCTTGCTGCTTCGTCTCATCCGCCTGATCTCGTATAACGGGTTCGGAAGACGCTTCATTTCCATCATGTTGACTTTTACTCACATCAACCTGTACATCAGGCACTTCTATCTGACCAATCTGGATGGGCTGCTGTGTTTGCTGCGATTCATTCTTCTCTGACTCTGTATCTGTTCCGAATATGGGCTGTGTATTTGCAACAACTTCT belongs to Paenibacillus sp. FSL H8-0079 and includes:
- a CDS encoding DUF2273 domain-containing protein, coding for MLWKEIWDSHRGRITGIIGGIFFGFLYVWIGFWDMLFFALLVFIGYTLGRRSDSKLGSSIPWREWGQWLGDRWRPFK
- the amaP gene encoding alkaline shock response membrane anchor protein AmaP, with product MAKILDRLLLFIYSISVGAISAAVILLISGVLPYELNYQQEQNVIVASVIAAAILFILSLRFFYISVRRERASLPSVDQRTEFGDVQISMETIENLCLKATSRFRGVRDVKARIRVVESGLEIMIRAVVDGETPIPALTSDLQKAIHDHVQEITGIPVSFVTVYIANVTQSPNYKSRVE
- a CDS encoding Asp23/Gls24 family envelope stress response protein, with the translated sequence MSTLPTEFERTDIGEIQIAPEVIEVIAGLATLEVKGVAGMSGGFAGGFAELLGRKNLSKGVKVEVGQREAAVDVSVIIEYGYRLPQVATEIQQNVKRSIENMTGLNVNEVNVHIHDVQFKSTEKVEEIDLNSQRVK
- the accC gene encoding acetyl-CoA carboxylase biotin carboxylase subunit, translated to MKFQKILIANRGEIAVRIIRACREIGISTVAVYSEADKDSLHVRLADEAYCIGPTLSKDSYLNFTNLMSVATLTECDAIHPGYGFLAENADFAEICGSCNITFIGPSPEAITKMGDKAVAKQTMKDAGVPVIPGSDGLVENMDEAIMIARDIGYPIIIKATAGGGGKGIRIAEDEETLIKQITAAQQEAQKAFGNAGVYLEKFLTGMKHVEIQIIADKHGNAAHLGERDCSVQRRRQKLVEEAPCPILSEDVRTLMGEAAVRAALAVDYSGAGTLEFLLSPNGEFYFMEMNTRIQVEHPVTEMVTGVDLIREMISVAEGNPLSFRQEDVVINGWSIECRINAEDPDRNFMPSPGKIGFYLAPGGPGVRVDSAAYPGYTISPFYDSMIAKLIVWGANREEAIAKMKRALGEFAIEGISTTIPFHQKLLEHPTFIRGDFDIKFLEENEI
- the accB gene encoding acetyl-CoA carboxylase biotin carboxyl carrier protein, with the protein product MFKLSEIKELIKLVDESSVQELEIENEGSRLSIRKPGKTEYVQAAAVQPQMIAAPQVQPAAVVSEAAPQVDTTSHLHKIVSPMVGTFYRASSPEAGPFVSAGDKVVEKTTVCIIEAMKLMNELDADIKGEIVEVLVENGQLVEYGQPLFLVKPE
- a CDS encoding SpoIIIAH-like family protein: MNNKRQTVWLVSMLSLMVILSAYYLFTEDSGPVNAPVADSQQVDGIKQGEAKETAGILDPTEGLVVNEVVNSGEVESDPSAAGTAEDPVATEGKETGNTEKTPAVEPGENKGEAGKEADKATDKGAATTPETEGQTEGTATKTDEEVLKEMEEQNTTASASSQFQNYQWQREESNNRKYEELMTVAGDLSKTPEENAKATEQLRTLEEKEAKITGIEETLSQQFANAIVQEDADKYKVVVLSDKLDVKQAVSIVDLVMKELAVSQNKISVQYVTEQ
- the spoIIIAG gene encoding stage III sporulation protein AG: MKQWFKKMETWMGGGEGGARRSQTFRWLIILGLIGVGIMLFNSFVNVKKIDSENIGREPPDPATSMASIQSDPMDQNPFQAIEMAFEDKIKGVLENIVGVGTVDVMVTVDSTEELVVQRNVKDSQQLTEETDANGGKRHMTQYTRDGEIITYEISGDQTPIVTKKLKPQIRGVLVVARGAENKVVKDLITDAVEKGLNVAAYRISVVPRKQD